In Candidatus Obscuribacterales bacterium, the following proteins share a genomic window:
- a CDS encoding Hsp20/alpha crystallin family protein: protein MTLIRWQPYREVNTLHQQLDRLLDNVLAPMSVAQQDWFPTMPAAELSETEEALLLKLEVPGMEPKDLNVEVSEQSVSISGERKSETSHEENGSTRSEFRYGKFQRIIPLPTRVQNTKVEANYKDGILMLTLPKTEEVKNKVVKVNLG from the coding sequence ATGACACTCATTCGTTGGCAACCCTATCGTGAAGTAAATACCCTTCATCAACAACTAGATCGACTGTTGGATAATGTTTTAGCTCCCATGTCTGTTGCTCAGCAAGATTGGTTTCCTACTATGCCCGCAGCAGAACTTAGTGAAACAGAAGAAGCTCTATTGCTGAAGCTGGAAGTGCCGGGAATGGAGCCTAAGGATCTGAATGTGGAAGTGAGTGAACAATCGGTTTCTATCAGCGGTGAACGTAAGTCTGAAACTAGCCATGAAGAAAATGGATCAACTCGTAGCGAATTCCGCTATGGCAAGTTCCAACGCATCATTCCACTACCTACCAGGGTGCAAAATACCAAGGTAGAAGCCAATTATAAAGATGGCATTCTTATGCTGACGTTGCCCAAAACTGAAGAAGTTAAAAACAAGGTTGTGA